One genomic region from Conexibacter woesei DSM 14684 encodes:
- a CDS encoding murein hydrolase activator EnvC family protein produces MRIRILLATLLLPLVVWVSLPLVSSADPQDDLDRIEGRIDAKRGQLDRVRGRAQILTSDITAFTRRIDALQGTVDTLQRRQDTIQANLDEKRRELARTQEELRVTRARLARLKARLERSRKILAARLVEVYKSDEPDMVSVVLDADGFAELLENGAYLERIGEQDRRIISSVKDAKAEAAITTRRLSVLEARQQAIADQIYEQRNEVARARIEVEGKRDAVDRVRAGKRRLLGRIRSHQHELNEDIDALQAQESKIQRRIQAAQNPTSGIAPGPIRGGGRFIWPVNGPITSSFGWRTSPVTRFHQGLDIGVPEGTPIRAAGSGSVILAGVNGGYGNFTCIDHGGGVSSCYAHQSSIGVGVGQSVSQGQVIGAVGNTGFSFGAHLHFEVRINGSAVQPLNYLG; encoded by the coding sequence ATGCGCATCCGCATCCTCCTCGCCACACTGCTGCTCCCGCTGGTCGTGTGGGTCTCGCTCCCGCTCGTCTCCAGCGCCGACCCGCAGGACGACCTCGATCGCATCGAGGGCAGAATCGACGCCAAGCGCGGGCAGCTCGACCGCGTCAGAGGCAGAGCACAGATACTCACGAGCGACATCACCGCGTTCACGCGCAGAATCGACGCGCTCCAGGGGACCGTCGACACGCTCCAGCGCAGACAGGACACGATCCAGGCGAATCTCGACGAGAAGCGCCGCGAGCTGGCGAGAACGCAGGAAGAGCTGCGCGTCACGCGCGCGCGCCTCGCGAGACTGAAGGCGCGGCTGGAGAGATCGCGCAAGATCCTCGCCGCCCGCCTCGTCGAGGTCTACAAGTCCGACGAGCCCGACATGGTCAGCGTCGTGCTCGACGCCGACGGCTTCGCGGAGCTGCTGGAGAACGGCGCCTACCTCGAGCGGATCGGCGAGCAGGACCGCCGCATCATCAGCTCGGTCAAGGACGCGAAGGCCGAGGCCGCGATAACGACGAGACGGCTCAGCGTGCTCGAGGCCAGACAGCAGGCGATCGCCGACCAGATCTACGAGCAGCGCAACGAGGTCGCGCGCGCGCGAATCGAGGTCGAGGGCAAGCGCGACGCGGTCGACCGCGTGCGCGCCGGCAAGCGCAGGCTGCTCGGCCGGATCCGCTCCCACCAGCACGAGCTGAACGAGGACATCGACGCGCTGCAGGCGCAGGAGTCGAAGATCCAGCGGCGCATCCAGGCCGCGCAGAACCCGACCTCCGGCATCGCTCCGGGGCCGATCAGAGGCGGCGGCCGCTTCATCTGGCCCGTCAACGGCCCGATCACCAGCTCGTTCGGCTGGCGCACGTCGCCCGTGACGAGATTCCACCAGGGCCTCGACATCGGCGTTCCCGAGGGCACCCCGATCCGCGCCGCCGGCAGCGGCAGCGTGATCCTCGCCGGCGTCAACGGCGGCTACGGCAACTTCACCTGCATCGACCACGGCGGCGGCGTCTCCAGCTGCTACGCGCACCAGTCCTCGATCGGCGTCGGCGTCGGTCAGAGCGTCTCGCAGGGCCAGGTCATCGGCGCGGTCGGCAACACCGGCTTCTCGTTCGGCGCCCACCTCCACTTCGAGGTGCGCATCAACGGCTCCGCCGTGCAGCCGCTGAACTACCTCGGCTGA